TAGTCACTTTATAATGTAAAAAAGAAAAAGCAACAAGGAAGGTGTTATATGGACAATCTTGGTATTGACCCCCGTGAGTTGGAAAGTGCTTTTTCGCTTTTTACAGAAGCTTCAAATCAGCTTAGCTTGGCTTACGCAGATTTACAGCAGCAAGTTGTTTCTTTGACCGATCAATTGGAAATTGCCAATGGAAATCTACGCCGCGAGTTAGATGAAAAGGCCGCTTTATCAAGACGGCTGTCATTACTTTTGCAGCGTTTACCTGGCGGGGTGGTGGAATTAAATGAGCATGGCGTGGTGGTTGAATTCAATCCTGCTGCCGGTTTAATGATGAAATCATTATGTTTAGGGGCTGTTTGGCAGCAATATATTACTGAGCATTTACAGGCCAGCAATGGCCCTGATCTATGGCTATCCCAGACAGAAAATGGAGAGCGACGCATCAGTATTATGGTGAACGATATGCCAAATGAGCATGGCAAAATCATGTTGATTCATGACGTGAGTGATATGTGGGAATTACAGCGAGCACTTACCCAACACAAACGTTTAGCTGCCATGGGGGAAATGACCGCAGGTCTGGCGCATCAACTGCGCACCCCACTTGCTACGGCATTACTTTATTCTGCGCACCTAGCTAAGCCTGAGTTAAGTGATCAAGATAGACAAAAATTTGGGCAAAAAAATTTAGCGCGCTTGAGACACTTAGAAGTATTAATTCAAAATATGCTGAGTTTTGTCCGTGGCCAAGACGTGCCATTGGAGTCAGTGAATTTATTGGGTTTACTCAATGAAGCACAGCAAATGATGCTGCCGCAGCTGAGTAGCCATCAAATAAGTTGCGTGCTTAATGTTTCATCGGGGGCAGATACTTTAGCCGTCAGCGCAAACCGCAAGGAACTGTTGGGTTGTGTGACTAATTTGCTAGACAATGCCATGCTTGCATCTAAAAAGGGCGACATAATTCAATTATCGCTTACACTAAATGAAGGTATGGCGGAAGTTAACGTGGAGGATCAGGGCTGCGGCATGTCCGTAGAGGTGCAAGAGCGTTTATTTGAGCCATTCTTTACCACTAAAAAAGACGGCACAGGCCTTGGTTTGGCGATTGTGAGTAACCTTCTGACTCGCTTAGGTGGGGAGATTGGCGTAAATTCCAACCTTGGAGCAGGTAGTTCGTTTACGATACGGTTGCCAGTTTTGTATTGCCCGACTAAGGTATGAAAGCAAGAGATGGTTTTTTTCTTTCGCCCATCTTATGTGCTTCATAGTAATTTTAAACATATATCTTTCATGAAATTGAGGTTTGTATGACACCAACTGTGCAGATCGAAGGGGAAGTGGGCCGCGTGGTTCTCTCCGGGCAGTTCGATTTCAGCGCTCACCGAGAGTTTCGCCAGGTGTGTGAAACACTTATTAGCAATCCAAGTATTAAAGAAGTGCTGGTTGATTTTCAAAATGTTAATTACTTAGACAGCTCTGCATTAGGCATGTTGTTATTGCTGAAAGAAAAAATCGGTGCTGCGAGTAAGAATTTAGCATTGGTTAATTGTAGAGATTCGGTCAGGCAAGTGCTGGAAATTGCCTGTTTCGGTAAGATTTTCACCATACGTTAAAGCTTACAATGAAAATTCTAGTTGTTGACGATACTGAATCAGTGCTCTTACTTATTTCACGCTTTGTGGAAGCCTTAGGGCATAAGGCTATTCAGGCGCGCAACGGCTTAGAGGCCTTAGAAACGTGGCGTTTAGAACGGCCTGATCTGGTACTGATGGATATGATGATGCCGGTCATGTCAGGGCTAGATGCTGCGATTGCTATTAAACATGAAGCGAATGAAACATGGGTGCCCATCGTTTTTGTAACTGGCGTGGGAGAAGAAAACAAATTAGCCGAAGCGATTGAGCAAGGGGCTGATGATTATATAAATAAACCAGTAAATTTTCGGGTTTTAGAGGCC
This genomic interval from Iodobacter fluviatilis contains the following:
- a CDS encoding sensor histidine kinase; this encodes MDNLGIDPRELESAFSLFTEASNQLSLAYADLQQQVVSLTDQLEIANGNLRRELDEKAALSRRLSLLLQRLPGGVVELNEHGVVVEFNPAAGLMMKSLCLGAVWQQYITEHLQASNGPDLWLSQTENGERRISIMVNDMPNEHGKIMLIHDVSDMWELQRALTQHKRLAAMGEMTAGLAHQLRTPLATALLYSAHLAKPELSDQDRQKFGQKNLARLRHLEVLIQNMLSFVRGQDVPLESVNLLGLLNEAQQMMLPQLSSHQISCVLNVSSGADTLAVSANRKELLGCVTNLLDNAMLASKKGDIIQLSLTLNEGMAEVNVEDQGCGMSVEVQERLFEPFFTTKKDGTGLGLAIVSNLLTRLGGEIGVNSNLGAGSSFTIRLPVLYCPTKV
- a CDS encoding STAS domain-containing protein, with translation MTPTVQIEGEVGRVVLSGQFDFSAHREFRQVCETLISNPSIKEVLVDFQNVNYLDSSALGMLLLLKEKIGAASKNLALVNCRDSVRQVLEIACFGKIFTIR